A window from Cryptomeria japonica chromosome 1, Sugi_1.0, whole genome shotgun sequence encodes these proteins:
- the LOC131063221 gene encoding uncharacterized protein LOC131063221 isoform X2 produces MKNSIYLKVLSRKLYLPAKAAAQDEELPLIVAIDLQPMAAIEGVIQVQGDITSARTADVVIKHFDGCKADLVVCDGAPDVTGLHDMDEFVQAQLILSALTIVSHVLRVGGKFIAKIFRGKDTSLLYCQLKLFFSTVTFAKPKSSRNSSIEAFAVCENYNPPEGFNPTDLHKLLEKAGNPYDDDSDCCSAWLEGPNKIYIPFLACGDLSGYDADQSYPLPKVDSGGTSYQSLEPVQPPIAPPYKTAIEMKKSSNGRKDV; encoded by the exons GTGCTAAGCAGAAAGCTTTATCTACCAGCTAAAGCTGCAGCACA GGATGAGGAGCTCCCCCTTATTGTTGCTATCGATTTGCAGCCTATGGCTGCAATAGAAGGTGTGATTCAAGTCCAAGGAGACATTACAAGTGCCCGCACAGCTGATGTG GTCATCAAACACTTCGATGGATGCAAAGCAGATTTAGTTGTATGTGATGGAGCTCCTGATG TTACTGGACTTCATGACATGGATGAGTTTGTACAAGCACAGCTGATTCTATCT GCTCTGACAATTGTAAGTCATGTGCTGAGGGTTGGTGGAAAGTTTATTGCAAAAATATTTCGTGGTAAAGATACTAGCCTTTTGTATTGCCAG CTTAAACTGTTTTTTTCTACTGTGACTTTCGCAAAACCAAAGAGCAGCCGCAATTCCAGTATAG AGGCTTTTGCTGTGTGTGAAAACTATAACCCTCCAGAAGGATTCAATCCAACCGACTTACATAAGCTCTTGGAAAAAGCTGGAAATCCTTATGATGATGATTCAG ATTGCTGCAGTGCCTGGCTTGAAGGgccaaataaaatttatattccttTTTTAGCCTGTGGAGATTTAAGTGGATATGATGCTGATCAATCATATCCACTTCCGAAGGTTGATTCTGGTGGAACTTCTTATCAAAGCCTTGAGCCAGTGCAACCACCAATTGCACCACCATATAAAACTGCAATTGAAATGAAAAAATCTTCCAATGGCAGGAAGGATGTTTAA